From the Labrus mixtus chromosome 10, fLabMix1.1, whole genome shotgun sequence genome, the window GAGGAAACATCAAGTTAAACAAAACTTAGCTGAAATCGTCAGCCTAAGCTTCTGTAAACTTCCTAtcatctctcctctgtctgacttttaatgttttattctgacACTAAGAAAGACAAGAGGAGAATCCCTGAAAAGATAATTATGTAACATAATCATAAGGTAACAAGTTTGTGATTGGTTTGATGATCTGCACAAACAACTCTCACCTTCTCTGCTGTCTGATAGTTACTGTCTATCTTTGGAGAACTTATCTATAGCTTGTGCAGACCTGGGAGACATTCACATTCTCAGCTGCTGTCAGGCCGTGTTAATACGCGTGGAGGCTAATAATAGTCTGATAAAAGCGGATGGAGAATTATGTCCTTTGCAGCATCATTGTTCCCCGTGTGTCCTTCTCACATGTGGTGGGAATCTCAAACAGCAGGTTAACTAAGGTGAATGTGGTGCAGACCATGTTTGACACTGAAGGATGTTTCGGTTAAACAAAGGGGAAATGTGatgcatttatcatttattattattatgagacATCATTACTTGTGAGTgtttaatctaaaaaaacacgTAGTAGTCCAAAAACCTTGAGCATTAAGTTAGACTTCATTTAATTTCAATACACTCATACTGCCATCTTATGGACAAAGGGTGGTACTACATAAACTATACTGACTAATTTGTTAAATGTAATTTCCTCAAATAATTAAGGtaaaattatgaataaaaaataaaaagaaacagagaatcgtataaaagcataaataaaatcagttagTGGAGAATTATTACAAAATGGATATTTAGCAATTTCCTTAAAAGGTCACAAAGATGTAAAATTATCAATATTTGTTACCTTGTACTTTTgtagtgttgcttgttttttcATACTATCTCTTCCAGTCACAGACATTGCAAATTAGCGTAGGCTTTCAATGCTGTGATGTGCAGTATCAGTTTACATGCTACAGACTTGTCCCTACAGAAAtaaacctgaagaaaaaaagtgattaaGAGCAGGCAACTAAGTGAATTACTGATCTTTTCTGTATTAGTTTGCctgtcacttttcttttttgaaaatgtctttgttccTTTTCCCATGAGAATAAACTAtagcacatactgtatgtagagAGCAGTGTTGTGGTTacctgcatttttctttttacagtttcAAAAGGGTAGGAGAGGGTTTGTGCCACTCCTGCCGCAAGACAACCATTAATGAAGTTCTGGAGAGGAGTGAAACGAAAAGGAGGCTCCTGCCAGAACTTGTCCAAGTGTACGTAGACTGCATAGCAGCccagagaaaagggaaaagcaCCTGAAGACAAATAACAAGATACAGTTAAATATATTTCTGATTAACTGTGAGCAGCaaaacatgcactctgtgagagGCGACAACTAaatgactgttttctttttctaaagttgtttaaaaatgaaaaaaaaaaaataggacatatcatttagtatttattatctCTTTAAATCAATCAACTCATACAAAGAATAATGACGTTCATGGTGCAGAAAAGCAGAGCtattgtaaaataatttatGTCCGATGTCATGTGACTAAGCACACATAGGAAATGAACTCATTTGTAACACACCCAATAAAGTGAGAGAGAAGCCCCTGTAGAGAGCCAGCAGTCCTTCACTCCTGTGGATCTTTGACAATGTGTGAAATACGCCGATGTATGTAGGCTGTCTGCAGTTCTGAACCACCAGTCTGGTTTCTGCCACCTCTAGAGGGTACGTGGCCAGAGCAGCAGCAACGCCAGCCAATCCACCAGCAAGAATGGCTCTCCACTGAGAGATGAAGCCCAGTTCATCCATGTGCAGGTGGACTATcctagagacagaggaggggaaACGAAAAAAACTTTTAATGGACAGATTGTAACGACCTAATGGTctgaaagacacattttaactATGTTTCATGTGTTGGCATTTTTTTCATTccttgctaaaaaaaacaactgtgcaTCTGATTGCCCTGAAATGTCCCTGTctgaaaatgaatacattttagcTCAATAAAAGTGTAGACACGATTAGTTTACAGATTAACTAGTCAACACAATCCGttagcaaaacatttttaagatcTTAATCTGTGACGCAAAAGGAAACGTATAAGAGCATCCATATTTCAAGCATTGCattataaatgtaaacattttattttatgcttattgttgttttttcactaACCATgcgtgaaagtgtgtgtgtgtgtgtgtgtgtgtgtgtgtgtgtgtgtgtgtgtgtgtgtggaggggggggggggggggggggggggggcgtttcCTTTCCTGGAACACTGTGTACTGACTAGGTACTGACAGTACACACGTGTCCTCGGAGAGAACACCACTGATAGAAGAATGTATATAGGTTGCAGTATTTATGACTGCACCCTCTATTACTGTTGTCAAAGCTGTGGTTGTTCTCCCAACAGATGTTTATGTATCAGCAATCCAGACGTCATTGCGGCACGTTTTGGCCGGTAGTGACCCCAGACGGAGACGGAGTATTGAGATTCCCTGAGCTCAGCCTTACAGGCTACGCTTCCGTTCATGCAGCCTGCAACTACTACTAATTTCCATAATCGATTCACTGTTTGTTAATATTTCATAATCTCCACAAGTTGATAATCAACCAACAGTGCTGAATCCACAGTAGTTCAGCTAGGCTACTTACAATAGATCACATTGAAATCAGTAAACATAAACATTGAGAAGCTAGATTGGGAATTTTAGAGGATTAAATAGATTAACAAttaatggaataaaaaaaacagcaactatTGATAAATGTTCCCTAATTAATTCTACAAGCTACATCTGTACTGTAATGACTTGCTGcttatttttattctaaaacTAAATATGTGAATAtcttgtgaataaaaagtaaacaataaacatctgAATATATGAGCTTTGGCTCAATTGGACTTTttgctgatttaaaaataaagattaaatcaGGAAAATAACTGGCAGTTTAATCaacaattataataataataataatacattttatttagaagcgcttttcaaaaactcaaagacactgtacaaattgttaacaaacagaaaagaacagcacagtaatgacagactaacagacattgcaacattacacacaaatcataaagataacaacaataaaggtaaaacaacagaaaacacatcataatcatacattaaaagcttgtttaaagaagtgagttttgataagtgatttgaaagtaggagggtcggtggAGTTGATAGCTGATTACATATCCTTAAACCCCTCGTTTACTGATCAAGCTGTACACTCTAGAAACAAACTGCCTGTGAGACAAAACACAGGGCAAAGAAATtcctgtcactttaaaaatcGAATGAGCAAATACAGTCTTGTGATTGGCCGAAAatagaagaggaaaaacaaaacaggaagtgcatGTTTAGATGAGGTGGAAGTAAAtagactttttaaataaacccatttttattgttatagaaaatgaaataaaataaatgccaATCATATTACTAACGTGTTCCCCTTGAACTAGATTTATTAACTGTTTTTATAACACTGCTCACCACACAAACTTGCTAAGTCGACGTCAGCTGACGAATTGGGCAAACAGATCATTTATCATAGATACTCTGATAAACACAATAAGAACAGATCAttttaaatccatttaaatGGTTAGGTTAGGTTAAGATTTACTTACTTTTTGTATGTTGCGAGATGGACTGCGGTGTAAGGAAACAACCGGAGACAAGAAGTCAGATTTCCTTTCCAAAATCCTCGAAGCCCCTCATTCTGGTAGATGAGAAGAAAACTTTGCCAGAATCCTCTCTTACAGTGAAAAGTGCCAATCTGACTCTTGACTTTAACCACCTCCAAAGGCGACGTCACGGTTTTACTGAAAACACCTGCGAAAGCGGCGCACATAAAGCTTTGAGTCCTCGTCAGCCTGTTGTCTTTTTTGACTGAGGCCATCACTGCTCGGCCCTCCGCTGAACCTGTCCGCTTCCTGCGATGATGTTAGTTTGTTCCGAGGGACAgggaaggattttttttgtacaggtTAGACATCTAAATTTAGAGGACGAGGAGGTATCCGTCTCCTGTCCCGTCCAGTGGTGTTATGTGACAAATCTCGAAGAGGGACCTGGAGTGACGTCTCAGTGAAACTAGAGGGCGCAAAGTGCACATGGTTTAAATCCTTTAAGATCCTTCAAGTCCATTATTACATACAGGGCTGAACTTTTCGTGATCCAGATGTGACATTTATTCATACTTTTACAAAATAAGGAAGGAAGTAtgtatactcttttttttttaagtaaaagtaaacaGTGTTGACTGTTGACTATCTAACCAGCTGACTCTGCTGTAGGTGTATGTATCAGCAAGGGTGAGGGGGCAGAGTACAGGGCTGTGGGGGTCACCTGTCAGTCACATGTTGTGATGAGAATGAGAACCATCACCGTCTCAACTTGGCAAAGACCAAGGAACCAATTCTGGATCTGAGGAGGGACCCCTGTTTCCAGGTGGTCAGTGTTGACATTGTGGAGGACTTTAAGTACTTGGTTGTGTAATTAGACCACAAACAGGACTGGGCCTAGAACACCAATGCTGTCTACAAGAagggccttttttttcctcattctttTTTACTTGTGAGTCTACTCGGTATACATCCTTATTACAGCAGGtcccagaaaacaaacaacctcaCTCGTTTGAATGTATTGCTCTACAAATTCAAATCTCTTGTAACAGATCATTGACTGTGCTAGGTGTATATAGACCACCATCAGCTAATCCCAGTGCTATTAATCaattaacagaaatgttttctcagTTCAGTACTTCAGAAATCCTGTTTTTGggtgattttaatttaaattggttGTCAAATGATTCATTGAGCTTAAAGGAGATGTGTGCCGATCTAAATCTATCACAGATCATAACTGAaccaagattcaagattcaagatttgtatttgtcacactcatacagatgtgcagtgaaatgtaaggactgttccgcaaggccatgcaataaacactcaaattactaatacacatatatacagtaaaatagaatataatgtaaaaaataaaaataaaaaaagaatacaaaatataaaatatagagtaatgtaaacagtgtaaagtgtcagtgtgtaaagtatCCAGGgtccagtaaaatagaatataatgtaaaaattaaaaaataattatttgaatgtacaaaatattaaatatagaatATGTAAACAgggtaaagtgtccagggtgtcaaagtgcaatgtgcagattggaagtCTAGACTAGACCTAATTTGAAAGATCCCTCAAAATCAACATTGATTGATCTAATTTTTACCAATAGAAGGGACAAAATTACAGCCTCTAGGGTCTTCTCCCTAGACATCAGTGACCATTGTCCTCTGGCATGTATAAGGAGTGTTAGACTAGCAAAATCTAAGCACAGGATTGTACTCAAGAGAAATATTAGAAATTTTaatgaacaggtttttttaatgacattgtgAACAGTAATATATGTCAAACATCTGAAATACCTGATGTGGATCATACACttgaatattttacaaatacatttcttgaaaTTATTGACAAGCatgcaccttttaaaaagttaagGGTTAAAGATAGATCAAGCCCATGGTTCTCCACTGAATTATCATTACTCTTAAAGGAAAGGGACAAAGCCTGGGCATTAGCAAGAAAGACAGGCACAGCAGCCCATTGGCTTTTATTCAGACAACtcagaaataaatgcacataTTCACTGAGAAAAGCTAAAACCTCTTATCACCAGGAGTTTATTTCTAGTTGCTCTTCAAACCCATCAAAATTCTGGAAAGCAatgaatataaacaaaaaataaatcctccccAACTCTCCCTTCTTATGTTACTTTAAATGAaggccaaacaaataaaacttcagatatTTGCCGTGCCTTTAACCTCCATTTTGCTGCTTCTGGGAGTCAGTTTGAAACATTGTACTCTGGAAACACTGTTAATATCCGGCCGCTGGCTCATATTCCTACTTCCCACAACCATTCCCCTAAATTTACTATACAGGCCTTCACTTCCTCTGCTGTAATGGAGGCTCTGCACTCTATAGATATTAGGAAAGCAAGGGGAGAAGATAATCTAGAGCcgtactttttaaaactctgtgcCCCTCTAATCAAGGAACAAATTTCctatatttttaatctttcaatCACCACTGGAGTTGTCCCTCAGGTTTGGAAGTCAGCACACATCGTCCCTCTGCATAAGGGCGgcgacaaaaacaaactcaacaactACCGGCCGATCTCCAAACTGTCCAGCCTCTCTAAAATCCTGGAGACATTAGTCAACAATCAACTAAAATCATTCCTTTCAAGAAATtctgtattaaatcctcatatACTCAGAATGCTGAGGAATAAGGAAGCCCTTTTTGAAGTTGGTACcccagaaacagaaaaaaaacacaaatacaaatcagtTCTTAAAATTGCAGATTGCACAGACAAATCTGTATTTTCAGATGAAATATTATCAGTGGAATTTTTGGTCAACTTAGTACCTATTGAACCTTTTGTCTTAATTATTCCACTGTTTATTAGAAACAGTGGAGATTTTGAAACATGTCATTAAACCATTCCTCACATGCTCCGCTGACCTCTTTAGAAGCCCTGTGGGATGACTTTGTCTCTATAGGTGGCGCCAGACTCCAACTATTTGATTTGCCTATAGGCAACTGGGGCTGAAATAACTATTGGAATATTCAACTCAAGCAGAGACAACATGTTGTGTATAAAATGCTCCGCTAAATacaatacacacattttattttgagggCTACTTTAGGaaaacatttgaagatttttttaattaacattttgatatatttattttggctATTTCCAGAATGAGctattgagaaaaaaagaacagagcaCTGTATAAAATTGTATGACATTAACTCAGTAATAGGCGGACCTCAATCAGCCTCCTCTTTATCGATGGTCTGACTAAAAATGGGAAGTTGATGGTTTATTATTTAACGCCAGCTTTAATATAATATTCAGAATTGCTATTGTTTATTGTGTTTCGAAATTTGCAGTGACTTTGATATCATGTTATTCTACTTGTAATTTCTTAATTTACCTAAAAGATAAACCATGTCTGACTTACTGTTTAACTGTATTTATCAGCAGGACTTTATTGTTGCTGTCTCTTTCAgcaccatgtttgttttccccTTGTCTGCATGTCAGGAGAGCCTCCCTCCCCTGCCGGGATGACAACCTTTAGATGCATGCGAGGAGCCTAAGTTCTGTCTGTGGCTGGACCACTTGGCTCCTTCACAAAGGCTGTGTGGAATAACAGAGACTAGAAGAGGAAATGACAGCCTGATTCCCTTCAATACCTCCTCTGACTGCCTACTGGGGGAGGATCAGGGTCAGGGTCTggctctgtgtatgtgtgtgtgtgtgtgtgtgtgtgtgtgtgtgagatttggCTTTCACTTAAAACTCAAGAACCAGTTTAAATGCGGTGATGTTTAAGTAACAAGTGGTAAGAAACCAGGTTATGGTCCATGTAATCAAAAACACAGTCAGAGATATTGACTTATATATATATGCTCTGATGGAAAAATGTTACAGGATTACAACATTTTTGTTCCTTCGAGCAATAAAGAAGCCCACTTTGAGGACCCTTTGATCTTTCTGTCATATGTGTTTGTAATAGTAAAAGATAATGGGACGTCTCTCTTTAAAGATAAGTGCTGTGATGCAGTATCTTATCAATTAATGCTTCAGCAATCAAACAGGACACCTCCAGAAAAAACTGCTGCCActctgtc encodes:
- the slc25a43 gene encoding solute carrier family 25 member 43, whose product is MASVKKDNRLTRTQSFMCAAFAGVFSKTVTSPLEVVKVKSQIGTFHCKRGFWQSFLLIYQNEGLRGFWKGNLTSCLRLFPYTAVHLATYKKIVHLHMDELGFISQWRAILAGGLAGVAAALATYPLEVAETRLVVQNCRQPTYIGVFHTLSKIHRSEGLLALYRGFSLTLLGAFPFSLGCYAVYVHLDKFWQEPPFRFTPLQNFINGCLAAGVAQTLSYPFETVKRKMQAQSPRLPHFGGVDVHFSGTIDCFIQVVKNKGVLSLWNGLTANTIKIVPYFGLLFTCFEMCKQVCLYRNGYILSPLSYKLAPGVDQSLGPYELEEVKRYLKNRNFGSAESSLGSRW